TGAGCCTGTGTATGAAACAATGAAAGGATGGAAGTCCTCCACTGCAGGCCTTTCAAATTATGATTCCATGCCTGAAGATGCGAAAAAGTATGTAGAACGGATACAGCAGTTGGTAGGAGTTGACGTGGATATAATCTCGACCGGTTTCCGGCGTGATGAGACAATTATATTGCGGAAAGTTTTCTAAGTCAGACTTTATCTTTACTCAGATTGAGCAGGGATTCCACCCTGTTTGAGATCACAGTCAACGACTCCCTCGTCTGGTTAAAATAAATAGGAAGCCTTGAGAGTATACAATTTTTACCCTGTCCGCCAATATACAGGGCGCAATTTTCTTTACAAATAACCTCTTCAACTGCATTGCTCATGAAAGGACAGATTGTATTCATTATTTACCTCCTTGTATAATAAAGTATAAGCGATAAGGGCGATTTGGGTCAAGGTCAGTATGCACATAATAGTCCACTATCAGGAAATAGTCCTAAAAGGCAAAAACCGGCACGTATTTGTCAAAAAGTTAATAGACAATATCAGGTATGCAACAACAGGCCTTGGTGCAGGAAATATCAGACATAAAGACGGCAGGATTATCCTTGACCTGCCTTCAAATGCAGATGAGGCCAAAATATGCAACAGGCTCTCAAAGACCTTTGGAATTGCCAATTTCGTCCTGACCCGAAGACTTTCAAATGATGTCAATCTGTTTAAGGATGAGGTCCTCCATTACATAAAGGGGAGAGAGTTTAAGAGCTTCAGGGTGTCCACAAGAAGGGGATACAAGGGATACCCACTCACGTCAATGGATGTTGACAGGATTGTCGGCGCCCATATTAAGGAGTCTATAGGGGCCAGGGTCAATCTCACCAATCCTGAGCTTGTTGTTCATATCCAGATATTGTCCGGCGAGACATACTTCTATATTGACCGTATTCAAGGCCCAGGCGGCCTCCCTGTTGGCACCGGCGGCACTGTGGTATGCCTCCTTTCCGGCGGCATTGATTCGCCTGTTGCAGCCTGGCGTATGATGAAGCGTGGTTGTTCCGTAATCTTCGTTCACTTCCACAGCTACCCCTATCTGAGCAAGGCATCACAGGAGAAGGTGCAGGACATCACAGAGATACTGAATGAATATCAGCGGCATTCCAGGGCATATCTTCTCCCGTTCGGTGATATACAGAAGGATATAGTCTTAAGCGTGCCTGCGAAATACAGGGTGGTAATATACAGGCGCATGATGTTGAGGGTCGCTGAAAGGATTGCAGCACAGACAGGCGCCCTTGCACTCGTAACAGGCGACAGTCTCGGACAGGTGGCCTCCCAGACCCTTGAGAATATATCTACAACCGGCGATGCAGTAACGCTTCCCATACTAAGGCCGCTAATCGGCATGGATAAGGAGGAGATTATCGCCCAGGCAAAACGCATCGGCACTTACGACATCTCCATAATCCCGGACCAGGACTGCTGCCAGTTGTTCATCCCCAAAAACCCTTCTTTAAGGACTACAATCCGGGAAATCGAGAGGGTTGAAAAGAGGCTTGACATTGAAGGGCTGATTAAGATGGCCCTGGCTCACATAAAGTAGTTATTATCAGCATCTAAGGTGTAGTCATAACTCCTCAATATCTGCTGTTGAAATAATCATCCAGTATTTTCCTGTGGTCAAAGGCTATTTCCACGGGGAGTGTTTCCCTCGTAAAGATTTCTGCCTCTTTGGCATCATCTGCAGCAACTGGTGTTCCTGCTGCACGGGCGATAAACACTGTAGCAATGGTATGGAATCTCGGGTCACGGTCAGGGGATGAGTAGACGTGGAATTGCCGTACAAGTTCTACGTTGAGCGATGTCTCTTCCAGTGCCTCACGCACTGCCGCTTCTTCTAATGATTCTCCGTAATCAACAAACCCGCCGGGTATTGCCCAGCCATAAGGCGGATTTTTCCTTTTGATCAACACGATCCACTTATCTTCAATCTCAATAATAATATCCACAGTAGGAAAAGGATTCCTGGGCTGGATGGTAACACCGCACTCCGGGCAAGTTGTTAATTTCATGACTATTTTATAGCAGAGACAGGATCGAAATGCAATTTAGGCACGCTGATAGTGGTTACTAACATTCTATTGTGGTTTTACTCAGTGTGATTTAAAGATTTCAAATTCAGACAGTAAAAATCTGATTTGATATTTTATGCGTATATAGAGTAAAATCTTATCTACTAAGCAGTCATCACAAGACGCTACGATGTTCTGATAACCGATTTAACTCTTATGCAGTGACAAGTATAATAATAATTACAGACCTGGATGGCACCCTGCTGCATCCGGCAAGCTATTCGTTTAAGGATGCTATTCCTGAGCTTGAGGAAGCTCATACGGCGAATATTCCGGTAATTCTTTGCTCCAGTAAGACCAGGGCTGAAATTGAAGTATACCGCAGGCAGTTGAATAATCACGACCCGTTCATTTCTGAGAACGGAGGCGGAATCTTCATTCCTGCCGGATATTTTGCAGGTTCTGAGAAAAGTCGCAGGGATGACGAATACATCGTAACGATTCTTGGCAGGCCATACAATGTTATCAGGAGAATATTTAATGATATCCGGGACAGAACAGGGATAAGAGTAAGGGGATTTGGCGATATGAGTCCGGAAGAAGTGGCACAGCTTACAGGTATGGAGTTATCAGATGCCAGGTTATCAAAACAGCGGGACTTCGATGAGCCTTTTGTTTTTGAAGAGGGGGAAAAACGTGTTGAAGAGTTTCTGAATGCAATTGAGAAAACCGGACTGCACTGGACGCAGGGGAGATTTTATCACATCCTCGGTGACAATGATAAAGGGAAGGCCGTCAGGATGCTCATGGATTATTATAAAGAAACCCGGAAAATTATTGTTACAATCGGTCTTGGTGACAGTTTCAACGATCTTCCACTTTTGGAGAATGTGGACTATCCTGTTCTTGTTCAGAAGGAGGACGGGAGTTATGAGAAGAGAATAAAACGTGAAAACCTTATTTATGCGAGTGGTATAGGTCCTGCCGGATGGAGCAGAGAGGTTAGCAAACTTATAAGAAGGATAAGAGAGAATTAATAAATAGAGTAAGAAGTATAAACGGACAGAGGAGGACCGATGGAGGCATCCGAATTTTTTCTGAAGTTACTTGTAATCATCCTGTCCGCAAAGTTCCTTGCCGAAGTCTTTGCATATATAAAGATCCCCTCTGTCCTCGGTGAGGTTGTTGCCGGCATCATCATTGGACCCAGCCTTCTCGGATTCATTGAGCCTGTTCCAACCTTCTATCTCCTTGCAGAGATCGGGATACTGCTTCTCCTCTTCGAGGTTGGTCTTGAGACAGATGTAGGACAGATTATCAGGGTTGGGGGACAATCCTTTCTTGTAGCGGCAACAGGGGTAATCGCCCCGGCTGTATTCGGGTTCTGGGTATCCCATTACGGATTCGGTCTCTCACTTATCCCCTCCCTGTTTATTGGCGGAACGATTGTGGCCACGAGCATTGGCATTACTGTCCGGGTTCTGGTAGATCTGAAGAAAGAAAAGACCAGAGTATCCAGGATCGTACTCGGGGCTGCTGTTTTAGATGACGTTATTGGTGTGGTCATCCTTGCTGTTCTTTATGACTTTGCAGTAAAAGGAACAGTTAATGTCTTCAACACGATAAAGATACTGGCCTTCATCACTATCTTTCTTCTTATTGCACCAGTCATCGCAAAATTGTTCGTTCCGATGTTGGCAAGGTTAACATTGATAAGCAAAACAAAGGGGATGGCGCCCACATTAATAATATCGGTGATCCTTATCCTCGCTGTTATTTCTCATAAGGTCGGTGCCCCTGAAATATTGGGATCTTTTGCTGCAGGAATTGCGCTGGCAAGACGTTTCTTTTTCCCATTGGGCTCAACCATTGATCACTACAGCCACCAAATGGCGGAAAAGATCGAGGATAGCATGAAGCCGATTATCGAACTCTTCGTCCCGCTCTTTTTTGTCATGGTTGGGGTGTCGATCAACTTCAGGGTTATTGACCTTGCCTCAGGGGCCTTCTGGGGATTTGCCGGCATATTGACAATTACCGCCGTTATCACAAAGATGGTCAGTGGTATATGGGTCAAGGGTGGCTGGAACAGGAAGCTTTCTACAGGGATTGCAATGGTGCCGAGGGGGGAAGTGGGGCTCATATTTGCTGAAGTTGCAAAAAGGGGCGGTATATTCAATGATGAGACCTATGCAGTAGTTGTATTTGTAGTAGCCCTGACAACGCTCCTCGCCCCTCTTGCCCTGAGATATTTCATGGAGGATGACTCGGAGACTTAGATGCTCCGTGATTATGGATCAGCTTGCCTCCTACCAGACCCATAGCAAGCTAAGGGGATTGCGCTCGTTATGCATTTTTATGTTTCAACCATAGAATAGCTAAAATTTCCTGTTTCAGTTCAGCTCCTGATCCTGTAACCATTCCTTTCAAGAATTATCAACTTCCCGCTGAAAGAAGGGGATTTGTATTGATTTAAAAGGAGATCTAATGAAGGCAGTATATATTCCAGAAGTGGCGGATGTATTCTTATATGAATTATTCCGGATGTCTTCCCAGGGGGGTATTTCAGAATATTGCCAAAGTGTTTATCAAACGTTATAACAGTCCGATCTTCTTCTTTGGCCATACGCATAACTTCGTCATCTATACTTTTGAAGATACCTTCTTCCTGGAGAGATTTTACATCATGCCCCTTATCACGGAGATGGGCAGTAATTTTAGGGAAAATATTTTCGTCAGCAAGAAATTTCAACGTACCGGCTCTTCAAATGGAACATATTCCTGTTCCTTGATGAGCGTTGCAGCGTAATGAAGACATGCGGTAATATCTTCGGTTTTCAGGTTAGGATAATAGTCTCTTACAATGTCACGAGGAGTAAGTCCTGCTTCCAAAAGTTCAAGAATAAGGTAAACCATAATTCTCGTACCTTTTATACATGGCTGGCCATGGCAGACATTATCATTTATTTCAATTCTCTCATTCATTTTAACGTCCTCTCATCCAAGAGAATATAATAGAGAATATGAAAAGTCAATTTTTAAAGCCTTAATTTTGTCTGGAAATCAGGGGATGATTGAAGTATACTGATGGATGTCAGGCTGGTCAAGCATATAACATCGCAGTTGGTCCGTAAACCTTACTTATATTGTGACACAGGTCATCTTTTTACAGATCTTGACGGGACGTTGCTTTATCCCGGAAGGGTATTCCCCATTTCCGGCAGACGGGGAGCTCACGATTGGTTACAGAGTGATCACCTTCGGCAGACCATACAGCAAGGTCTGGAAGGTACTCCTGAAGATTCAAGAGAGGATCGATCTGCCGCGCCAGATCAGGGCAGAAGGAATCTGATCTGAGGGTGCCTCGATTTAGAGTGGGCAAAGAGTGGATGAAGAATGGAGGAAGAGATTGGATTTTGAGAGTTTGACATATAAATTAATCTCCTATCTGAAAAATATCCCAGGCAAGATGGCAGCCGAGGTCAACCATCGCACGGTGATCAAGGACATCTACCTCGAAGTGGATATATCTCCTGGCTACTTTCTCTTTCTGACACTTGCCAATTTGATTGCCCTGTCCGGCCTGATTACAAACAGCGCAGCGGTCATCATCGGCGCCATGTTGATCTCCCCATTGATGGGGCCGATCCTGAGCTGCGGTTTTGCATTTATCACAGGGGATTGGACAATTGGAAAGAAAGCCCTAAGGAAGGTGACCCTCAGCGTTGCCGTCACTATTGTGATAGCGGCCTTTGCAACCTATCTGTCTCCCCTGCATGAAGTGACAGATGAGATACTATCGAGGACAAGACCGAATCTCTATGACCTGATCATCGCCTTTTTTGCTGGCATCGCCGGTGCGATCGCGATATGTACGAGGAAGAATTACATCACGATAGTCACCGGTGTGGCGATTGCCACAGCAGTCATCCCTCCCCTGAGTGTTGCAGGATTCGGTATGGGGACGTGGAATTTCTATGTTGCAGGTGGCGGATTTTTTCTCTTCTTTACAAACTTCGTTGCCATCATCTTTGCCACCTCCATCATCTTTTTCCTCTACGGATTCAAACCTGGAATCATTACAGAGATCGGGATTGCACAGCTCAGGAAGAGGATTATCATCCTTACACTCAGTTTTATCATAATTGCAATTCCCCTGATCTATACCCTCCATGTCTCTGTATCAGAGGTAAGGCTAAGGGGTAATATCAATTTTGCTTTGAAGCAGGAATTCGACGTGGAAAGACGTTCCCATCTGGCCACTTTCGGATATGTTGAGGGAGAAGAGGATACACTTGAGATCAGCGCCATTGTCAACACCGTGGACTATCTGAAGGAGGCTGAGGTAAAAAGGATTGAGGAAAAGGTTGCCCGCTATCTCAATCGGGATGTTATACTGAATGTGGAGCAGGTGCGAGTGCAGACAGGAGGATTGAAGGAAGAAGCGGCGAGATCACCTTTACTGCCGACCCTTGTCCCTTCAAGACCTCCATCTGAAATTATCAGGAGCTCCCGTGAGGATTCTCTGGGGACTATCAGAAAGACCGTAGAAAAAATTGACAGGATAATTGCTCCTTCTATTGTGGATGATTTCTATATAGGCTTTCACTATAAGGCAACCCCTGTTGTTGTCAGCCTTAAGATAAAAAAAGATACCCCCATGACAGAGTCGGAGATTCAGTGGCTCAGTAAAATACTTTCTGAAGACCTGGGTCACCCGGTTGATCTGAAGGTGGAGACCATCCCGTTTATCACTCCTCTGGTCTTCAACAGGGGGGAGACAACTCTGTCAGATGAGATGAAGACTGTGCTGCTGGAAATAAAAAAGGTCTATCAAAGGGATCCATCATCTGAATTTGTTGTCGAATCCTATCCTGAAACAGCGAGCCGGAAGGAGAAGATGCTTGCAGAGGAAAGAGCAGGTATTGTTGTTAATATCCTTGTGGATGAATTTAAGATACCCCGTGAATCTGTAAAAAAAATAGTTCATAGAAGTACAATGAAATCACCTGTTGTAAGGATTTCTGTTTTATAGGGATTATTTCGCATTTGTAACCGGGTGTCACAAACCTGAAAAGAACGAGTCTGTTATGACAATAAATAAAGAATATCTTATTGATATCTTCAACTTTGCAATCAAGGCGGCAGACCCTTATCGAGCAGTCATGGGGAAGCTAAGAGTCGCCGGTGATAAGATAATCCTCCCTGAAGAGGAGTATAACCTCAACGGTTTCAGGCGGATAGTTGTGATAGGGGCGGGGAAGGCTGTGTCTCCAATGGCACGTGCCATCGAAGAGATATTTGAAGGTAAAATTGAGGAGGGGATTATCATTGTCAAGTATGGACACACGGGATTACTCAGAAAGGTCAGGCAGATCGAGGCATCCCATCCGCTTCCTGATTTCAATGGTGTCAGAGGAACGAATGAAATAATGGATGTGCTGAAAAGGGCGGATGAAAAGACTTTGGTTATCTGCCTGGTATCCGGTGGCGTCTCATCCCTTCTTGTTTCACCTATAGATGACGTGGGTCTGGAAAATAAACGGGCTGTTACAGATCTTCTTCTGAAGGCAGGGGCTAACATCGATGAGCTAAATGCAGTCAGGAAACATATCTCCAATGTCAAAGGTGGCAGGATGGCGGAACTGGCCTACCCTGCTACTATATATACAATGATCCTTTCTGATGTAATCGGCGACAGGCTTGATGTTATTGCCTCAGGGCCGACCGTACCTGACCCCACTACATATAAAGATGCTGTAGAGGTTATAAGGAAATATGGACTTGAAGACAGGATTCCTGTCAGGGTAGTGAAGATTTTAGAAGGTGGTGAGAAAGGGAAGCATAAAGAGACACCAAAGGGCGGTGAAGAGTTTTTTAGAAAGGCAAGGACAGTCATCTTAGGGGGAATAAAAGAGGCGATTGATGCTGCCAGGGAAAAGGCTGAAGCCATGGGGTTTACAGTTGACATAGTGACGTCGGAACTTCAGGGGGAGGCGAAAGAAGTGGCAAAGGACCTTGCTGTCAGGGCAATAGAAGCAAGAAATGACATGAAGGCCGGTGATAAACCCCTCTGTCTCATCTCCGGCGGAGAAACAACTGTCACAGTAAAAGGAAACGGTCTCGGCGGAAGAAACCAGGAGCTTGCCCTCGCCTTTGCTATAGAGATTGCAGGAAAAAGGGGGATAACGCTCCTATCCGCCGGCACTGACGGCACTGACGGCCCTACGGAGGCTGCAGGAGCCATCGTGGACAGCAGGACGATGTCTCTTGCAAGGGAATACGGGCTTGATGCAGAGTTTTATCTTGAGAATAATGATTCATATCATTTCTTTGAAAAACTCGATTCCTTGTCGCGTGAGCGGCATCATTTAAA
The DNA window shown above is from Nitrospirota bacterium and carries:
- the thiI gene encoding tRNA 4-thiouridine(8) synthase ThiI — translated: MHIIVHYQEIVLKGKNRHVFVKKLIDNIRYATTGLGAGNIRHKDGRIILDLPSNADEAKICNRLSKTFGIANFVLTRRLSNDVNLFKDEVLHYIKGREFKSFRVSTRRGYKGYPLTSMDVDRIVGAHIKESIGARVNLTNPELVVHIQILSGETYFYIDRIQGPGGLPVGTGGTVVCLLSGGIDSPVAAWRMMKRGCSVIFVHFHSYPYLSKASQEKVQDITEILNEYQRHSRAYLLPFGDIQKDIVLSVPAKYRVVIYRRMMLRVAERIAAQTGALALVTGDSLGQVASQTLENISTTGDAVTLPILRPLIGMDKEEIIAQAKRIGTYDISIIPDQDCCQLFIPKNPSLRTTIREIERVEKRLDIEGLIKMALAHIK
- a CDS encoding NUDIX hydrolase — translated: MKLTTCPECGVTIQPRNPFPTVDIIIEIEDKWIVLIKRKNPPYGWAIPGGFVDYGESLEEAAVREALEETSLNVELVRQFHVYSSPDRDPRFHTIATVFIARAAGTPVAADDAKEAEIFTRETLPVEIAFDHRKILDDYFNSRY
- a CDS encoding HAD-IIB family hydrolase, which encodes MTSIIIITDLDGTLLHPASYSFKDAIPELEEAHTANIPVILCSSKTRAEIEVYRRQLNNHDPFISENGGGIFIPAGYFAGSEKSRRDDEYIVTILGRPYNVIRRIFNDIRDRTGIRVRGFGDMSPEEVAQLTGMELSDARLSKQRDFDEPFVFEEGEKRVEEFLNAIEKTGLHWTQGRFYHILGDNDKGKAVRMLMDYYKETRKIIVTIGLGDSFNDLPLLENVDYPVLVQKEDGSYEKRIKRENLIYASGIGPAGWSREVSKLIRRIREN
- a CDS encoding cation:proton antiporter, whose protein sequence is MEASEFFLKLLVIILSAKFLAEVFAYIKIPSVLGEVVAGIIIGPSLLGFIEPVPTFYLLAEIGILLLLFEVGLETDVGQIIRVGGQSFLVAATGVIAPAVFGFWVSHYGFGLSLIPSLFIGGTIVATSIGITVRVLVDLKKEKTRVSRIVLGAAVLDDVIGVVILAVLYDFAVKGTVNVFNTIKILAFITIFLLIAPVIAKLFVPMLARLTLISKTKGMAPTLIISVILILAVISHKVGAPEILGSFAAGIALARRFFFPLGSTIDHYSHQMAEKIEDSMKPIIELFVPLFFVMVGVSINFRVIDLASGAFWGFAGILTITAVITKMVSGIWVKGGWNRKLSTGIAMVPRGEVGLIFAEVAKRGGIFNDETYAVVVFVVALTTLLAPLALRYFMEDDSET
- a CDS encoding DUF5615 family PIN-like protein; the encoded protein is MKFLADENIFPKITAHLRDKGHDVKSLQEEGIFKSIDDEVMRMAKEEDRTVITFDKHFGNILKYPPGKTSGIIHIRIHPPLLEYILPSLDLLLNQYKSPSFSGKLIILERNGYRIRS
- a CDS encoding DUF433 domain-containing protein, with product MNERIEINDNVCHGQPCIKGTRIMVYLILELLEAGLTPRDIVRDYYPNLKTEDITACLHYAATLIKEQEYVPFEEPVR
- a CDS encoding TIGR00341 family protein, producing the protein MDFESLTYKLISYLKNIPGKMAAEVNHRTVIKDIYLEVDISPGYFLFLTLANLIALSGLITNSAAVIIGAMLISPLMGPILSCGFAFITGDWTIGKKALRKVTLSVAVTIVIAAFATYLSPLHEVTDEILSRTRPNLYDLIIAFFAGIAGAIAICTRKNYITIVTGVAIATAVIPPLSVAGFGMGTWNFYVAGGGFFLFFTNFVAIIFATSIIFFLYGFKPGIITEIGIAQLRKRIIILTLSFIIIAIPLIYTLHVSVSEVRLRGNINFALKQEFDVERRSHLATFGYVEGEEDTLEISAIVNTVDYLKEAEVKRIEEKVARYLNRDVILNVEQVRVQTGGLKEEAARSPLLPTLVPSRPPSEIIRSSREDSLGTIRKTVEKIDRIIAPSIVDDFYIGFHYKATPVVVSLKIKKDTPMTESEIQWLSKILSEDLGHPVDLKVETIPFITPLVFNRGETTLSDEMKTVLLEIKKVYQRDPSSEFVVESYPETASRKEKMLAEERAGIVVNILVDEFKIPRESVKKIVHRSTMKSPVVRISVL
- a CDS encoding glycerate kinase, translated to MTINKEYLIDIFNFAIKAADPYRAVMGKLRVAGDKIILPEEEYNLNGFRRIVVIGAGKAVSPMARAIEEIFEGKIEEGIIIVKYGHTGLLRKVRQIEASHPLPDFNGVRGTNEIMDVLKRADEKTLVICLVSGGVSSLLVSPIDDVGLENKRAVTDLLLKAGANIDELNAVRKHISNVKGGRMAELAYPATIYTMILSDVIGDRLDVIASGPTVPDPTTYKDAVEVIRKYGLEDRIPVRVVKILEGGEKGKHKETPKGGEEFFRKARTVILGGIKEAIDAAREKAEAMGFTVDIVTSELQGEAKEVAKDLAVRAIEARNDMKAGDKPLCLISGGETTVTVKGNGLGGRNQELALAFAIEIAGKRGITLLSAGTDGTDGPTEAAGAIVDSRTMSLAREYGLDAEFYLENNDSYHFFEKLDSLSRERHHLKTGPTGTNVMDLQIIMVDKHEN